TATACTCATCGTCATCTGTGCTGAAGCCTTCTTTGTCAGCAATCGCCTTCATGACAAGCATCTGAGCGGCAACATTCTGCCCATATGCCTCTTTCTGAGCCTCATAGTCCTCCTTGCTGACACCCTGCGCCTCAATATACTCATCAATCGTCTGGCTGGAATAATCTGCATATGTCTTAATCTGGCTCTCGAATACTTCTTTTCCATAATTCAGCAGCTCTTCCGGATATTCATTGATCGTGGAGGCACTGACTACCTGCTGCCATGCCGTCGTCGAGAGACTCTCTGTGGCCTGGCTCTCATAGTAATCTTCCAGATCCTTGCGTATTCCCTCGCGATACTCATCTACTGTTTTAAATTCGGAGTTAGCCGCAACCCATTCATCACTGATCTCTGTTGCCGGACGTTTGATCGCATTGATCGTAACTGTAAACACAACATCCTTACCGCCCATTTCCTCTGAGTAGTCCTCTGGAAATGTCAGGTTCAGTTCCACAGTCTGTCCCTTTGTTGTCCCAACCAGTCCATCCTCAAACCCCTCGATAAACTGTCCTGACCCAATTGTCAGATCTGATCCCTCTGCACTTCCGCCGTCGAATTCTTTTCCGTCCACTTTACCAACAAAGTCGATGTTGACGGTATCCCCCTCTTCCACCTTCGCATTTTCGTCTGTCAGTTCGACCGGCGATGAGGACAACGCATATGTGATCTCAGAATCAATGTTCTCGTCGGTGACCTGCGTCACCTTCTTTTCCACCGTAATTCCATTATATTCTCCGAGCGTGATACTCTTTTCCATGTCAATATCATCCATGGAAGGCATCTTCGGTCCGCTTGCCTCCTCATCGGCTGTCTCTGTTTTGGGCTCGCTTTCTTTCTCCTTATCAGACTTGGCACATCCTGAGATCATCGTCGCTGCCATAAAGACACACAGCAGCCCGCTCAATATTCTTTTTTTCATAATAATCCTCATAATCCTTTCTGTCACGTAAATCGTGTATTATTCCGCCCCATCCCAGACCTCAAGGCCTGTCTTCGGGCGGTTTGTATCAAACACCGCTGATACATCAAATAAATCCGAGAGTTTATCCGCACCGTTGTAAAGATCCTGATACATACGGTAACCATCCAGGTTTCTTCTCCCCTGGCGCACATAATTTTCACGGATCTGTACCCAGTATTCATTGGAGTCCACATTGCAGAAGAACCGGAATCCCTGATCCCGGAGATAATTATACGTCTGATTATCATCCGTATAATCCGTCCAGCTTGCGATATCCGTTCCGAACGGATACAGGATAATATCCGTAGGCCCGATCACATTTGCGACACGTTCCTGCCATTTATCGGCGTCTTCCTTAACCTTCTCAAAACTGCTTCCGTAGCTGATATGGCCGTAGCTGTGGCTGGCAAGTTCCCAGCCGTCATCAATGAGTGCCTGAACAACCGGCTTTGCAGCTTCAATCTCTTCCTGATAATTGAATACTCCGTACTCCTCTGCATTTTTATTGCCTTCTTCCGCCGTCTTAGCAAGATCCGGATCCGTACGGTATCCCAGCACGCCGTTGTATCCCGTAAATGCCAGAATCGCCTTCGCACCCTTATAGGAAAAATCAGGATGCTCATCGATAAATTCATTCAGCACCGGCACGAGGTCATACGCCCCCGTCACAGTCGTACCATCCTGCTGAATATACTCCGTCGTCGGGCGTCCGTCCTCACCCACCACCATCCGGGATGCGTAGCCGTCACCTATCATGTAAAAATAGTAACAGACGTCATCCTGTGACATCACAAACGGTTTCTTCCCCTCCGGAAGCATGATTTTCCCTTTTGTAAATATGGTCTCGCCGTTTTCCCCGGTTGTCTCCTCCACCATATCATGGATTCTGACAAGGACATAACCACGGTCATACATCTGCTGCAAAATTCCTTTGAATTCGTCAATCGTCGTCATGACCTGGTTGTAATCGCCGATCTTATATTCGTCTGCCCCGGACAGATTCCAGGTGATTGAAGGATCGGCGACCAGAATGTGAAAGAATACGTGCGGTATGGTCTCCACATCGGCTTCTACCAGCTTTGACCTGGCAGCCTCGTACTCCCCGATCTTTGCCTGGGCGGCGCTGTCTTCCTTCG
The Ruminococcus gauvreauii genome window above contains:
- the tig gene encoding trigger factor gives rise to the protein MKKRILSGLLCVFMAATMISGCAKSDKEKESEPKTETADEEASGPKMPSMDDIDMEKSITLGEYNGITVEKKVTQVTDENIDSEITYALSSSPVELTDENAKVEEGDTVNIDFVGKVDGKEFDGGSAEGSDLTIGSGQFIEGFEDGLVGTTKGQTVELNLTFPEDYSEEMGGKDVVFTVTINAIKRPATEISDEWVAANSEFKTVDEYREGIRKDLEDYYESQATESLSTTAWQQVVSASTINEYPEELLNYGKEVFESQIKTYADYSSQTIDEYIEAQGVSKEDYEAQKEAYGQNVAAQMLVMKAIADKEGFSTDDDEYKEALDRYLEQYSMTEDELYKQYGEESVYQSIMLQRVTDFIVDNAKIKEVAADAGSDSEQADDGAADEGAEETPEATEEAAE
- a CDS encoding polysaccharide deacetylase, producing the protein MEKENKAKAKKENKSKIDGLKDRFLNQKKSGKTADGKKSASAKKTAGPSVNRAASQKKDTSNMTDEERRRRERIRRERQRQRKRKAMIMRLTVVGVLALVLILCIGGVVWGVKRSSQKKEQEKVQQEQAKKEADEKQRKLEDTVARAERLAMGYDYDGAIELLQTEAKEDSAAQAKIGEYEAARSKLVEADVETIPHVFFHILVADPSITWNLSGADEYKIGDYNQVMTTIDEFKGILQQMYDRGYVLVRIHDMVEETTGENGETIFTKGKIMLPEGKKPFVMSQDDVCYYFYMIGDGYASRMVVGEDGRPTTEYIQQDGTTVTGAYDLVPVLNEFIDEHPDFSYKGAKAILAFTGYNGVLGYRTDPDLAKTAEEGNKNAEEYGVFNYQEEIEAAKPVVQALIDDGWELASHSYGHISYGSSFEKVKEDADKWQERVANVIGPTDIILYPFGTDIASWTDYTDDNQTYNYLRDQGFRFFCNVDSNEYWVQIRENYVRQGRRNLDGYRMYQDLYNGADKLSDLFDVSAVFDTNRPKTGLEVWDGAE